One Castanea sativa cultivar Marrone di Chiusa Pesio chromosome 4, ASM4071231v1 DNA window includes the following coding sequences:
- the LOC142632597 gene encoding uncharacterized protein LOC142632597, protein MLALENDDKNQKAIYYLSKRFHDYKTRYTPIEKSRFAHVWVVQKLRHIILPFQIWVVARMDPLKYLFEKSALSGRLLKWLILLEEFDLKYVARKTIKGSIVSDFCAENPIEGENGKEDFPDEDILNFKLGTWKIYFYGAINQYENGIGILLITPEGSHIPLAIKLNFEAIDNMAEYEACIAEMEDLRELRVNEAEVFRDSTLVIALAQKLWKVKEEHLKPYQQYLKDLTKTFDKIEYTIIPRTQNQFADDGNTIHPMWRTTL, encoded by the coding sequence ATGCTTGCACTAGAAAATGATGACAAGAATCAGAAGGCCATATATTACTTGAGTAAGAGGTTTCATGATTATAAGACTAGGTACACTCCCATAGAAAAGTCACGCTTTGCACATGTTTGGGTCGTACAGAAATTGAGACATATCATCTTACCTTTCCAAATATGGGTGGTAGCAAGAATGGACCCATTAAAGTATCTCTTTGAGAAATCTGCTTTGAGTGGAAGATTATTAAAATGGTTGATCTTATTGGAAGAATTTGATTTGAAGTATGTAGCTAGAAAAACTATCAAAGGGAGCATCGTGTCAGATTTTTGTGCCGAGAATCCTATAGAAGGGGAAAATGGTAAAGAAGACTTTCCAGATGAggatattttgaattttaagttAGGGACATGGAAGATATACTTTTATGGAGCCATAAATCAATATGAGAATGGGATAGGAATACTCTTGATCACTCCCGAGGGATCTCACATACCTTTGGCAATCAAGTTGAACTTTGAAGCAATAGATAACATGGCTGAATATGAGGCTTGTATTGCTGAAATGGAAGATCTTCGAGAATTAAGGGTAAATGAGGCCGAAGTCTTTAGAGATTCTACTTTGGTTATAGCCCTAGCACAAAAGTTGTGGAAGGTGAAGGAGGAACACTTGAAGCCTTATCAACAATACTTAAAGGACTTGACCAAGACCTTTGATAAGATTGAGTACACAATCATCCCTAGAACTCAAAATCAATTTGCAGATGATGGCAATACAATACATCCTATGTGGAGGACAACTCTATAa